The DNA window TAGTGGTTAAAATATTAAATAACAATCCTGGCTGGCCTGCCCTCTGGGCCAATATTATAATGACCGCCTTAATTGCCTCGCTGACGGTTTCCGGTAAAGCATTAGGAAAAACACTGGCGTTAACCAGGGCAAATGATGTAATATTTTTGGTAGGGAAGATTTTGGCTTACTGGCAGAAAATTACCGGTAAAAGATGCACCAAAAAGAATCGCCCAGTTAATAAAAAGAGGGTGAACAAAGTTTGACCTCATTATTGAAAAATATTTACAGTCCTCAAGATTTGCAAAATCTAAGCCTCAAACAACTGGAAGAATTGGCAGCGGAAATCAGGCAGCGGATTATTGAAACCGTGTCGGTAACCGGCGGCCACCTGGCACCCAATCTGGGTGTGGTGGAACTTACCCTGGCTTTGCACCGGGTGTTTAACTCTGCAGTGGATCGCATTATCTGGGATGTTGGCCACCAAAGCTATGTGCATAAGTTGCTGACCGGGCGGCAAAACCGGTTTGCCAGCCTGCGCCAGTACGGCGGTATCAGCGGCTTTCCCAAGCCGGCCGAGAGTATCCACGACGCCTTTGCCACCGGTCACAGCAGCACCTCCGTATCCGCCGCCCTGGGCATGGCGCTGGCCAGGGATTTAAACGGAGCCACCTATGATGTGGTGGCTGTGATCGGCGACGGTTCCCTGACGGGCGGCATGGCCTTTGAGGCCATGAACCATGCCGGGCATTTAAAAACTAATGTAATTGTGGTTTTAAACGATAACGAAATGTCTATCGCACCCAATGTAGGGGCATTATCCGGGTATTTAAGCAGGTTAAGGACCGATCCCAAGTATTCCAAGAGTAAAGATGAAATTGCTGAATTGCTGCAAAAACTGCCCCACGGCAATAAACTGTTAAAAGTTGTCGACCGGTTGAAAGACAGTTTGAAATATCTGGTGGTACCCGGCATGCTGTTTGAAGAGCTGGGTTTTACCTACCTGGGGCCGGTGGACGGACATGATATTAAAGCGGTGATGACCCTCTTGCAGCAGGCTAAATCTGTCAACGGTCCGGTTCTGGTGCATGTACTCACCCGGAAAGGCAAAGGATACTGGCCGGCCGAAGAAAATCCGGATCGTTTTCATGGCGTAGGGCCCTTTGACGTGGCAACCGGCAGGGTGAAAAAAGCCGGGGGAGCTCCCAGTTACACTGAGGTGTTTGGTCAAACGCTGGTTAAACTGGCCCGTCAAGACTCTAAAATTATCGGCATCACTGCCGCCATGCCCAGCGGCACCGGATTACAGGATTTTGCCAGGGAATTTCCCCGGCGTTATTTTGACGTGGGTATTGCAGAACAGCATGCGGTGACCATGGCGGCAGGCCTGGCAACCGCCGGGTACCGCCCGGTGGCGGCCATTTACTCCACCTTTTTGCAACGGGCCTATGATCAAGTATTGCATGACGTTTGCCTGCAAAACCTGCCGGTGACCTTTGCGCTGGACAGGGGCGGTTTGGTGGGAGATGACGGCCCCACTCATCACGGGGTGTTTGACATTGCCTATTTACGGCATATACCGAATATGGTGATTATGTCTCCCAAGGACGAAAACGAGCTGCAGCACATGCTGAAAACCGCGGTAACGCACAACGGCCCGGTGGCGGTGAGGTATCCCAGGGGGCAGGGATTAGGGGTACCCCTGGATCAAGAAATGCACTGCCTGCCTATCGGT is part of the Desulforamulus hydrothermalis Lam5 = DSM 18033 genome and encodes:
- the dxs gene encoding 1-deoxy-D-xylulose-5-phosphate synthase gives rise to the protein MTSLLKNIYSPQDLQNLSLKQLEELAAEIRQRIIETVSVTGGHLAPNLGVVELTLALHRVFNSAVDRIIWDVGHQSYVHKLLTGRQNRFASLRQYGGISGFPKPAESIHDAFATGHSSTSVSAALGMALARDLNGATYDVVAVIGDGSLTGGMAFEAMNHAGHLKTNVIVVLNDNEMSIAPNVGALSGYLSRLRTDPKYSKSKDEIAELLQKLPHGNKLLKVVDRLKDSLKYLVVPGMLFEELGFTYLGPVDGHDIKAVMTLLQQAKSVNGPVLVHVLTRKGKGYWPAEENPDRFHGVGPFDVATGRVKKAGGAPSYTEVFGQTLVKLARQDSKIIGITAAMPSGTGLQDFAREFPRRYFDVGIAEQHAVTMAAGLATAGYRPVAAIYSTFLQRAYDQVLHDVCLQNLPVTFALDRGGLVGDDGPTHHGVFDIAYLRHIPNMVIMSPKDENELQHMLKTAVTHNGPVAVRYPRGQGLGVPLDQEMHCLPIGRAEVLRDGSDLLLLAVGNMVAEAMAAAEELSRQGITAAVINARYVKPLDEELILAYAGKTKNVITIEEHVLMGGFGSAVVELLQQAGLPDVQVKRIGLPDEFVEHGKQSLLRQQYGLTAEGIVEAALAWGKDVKKVRKLKAIRAKG